Below is a genomic region from Persicimonas caeni.
GGCTCACGGCAGCGACGAGCAAAAAGAAAAGTACCTGTCCAAGCTCATCCCGGGCGAGTGGTCCGGTACGATGTGCCTGACCGAGCCGCAGTGCGGCACCGACCTGGGCTTGATCACCACCAAGGCCGATCCGCAGGACGACGGCACCTACAAGCTGACGGGCACCAAGATTTGGATCACGTTCGGTGAGCACAACCTGACCGACAACATCATCCACTTCGTCCTCGCCCGCCTGCCCGACGCCCCCGAGGGCATCCGCGGCATCAGCGCGTTCATCGTCCCGAAGATCCTCGACGACGGCACGCGCAACCCGGTCTACTGCACCGGCCTCGAAGAGAAGATGGGCATCCACGCCTCGCCGACCTGCGTCATGGCGCTCGAGGAGGCCGAAGGCTACCTCGTCGGCGAGCCCCACAAGGGCATGCGCTCGATGTTCACGATGATGAATATGGCCCGCCTGCACGTGGGCATGGAAGGCTACGCGCTGGGCGAAATTGCTTACCAGACCGCGCTCGCCTTCGCTAAAGAGCGCCGTCAGGGCCGCTCGCTCGACGAGAGCAAGCGCGAGACCGACGAGCCGGCGGACACCATCATGGTCCACCCGGACGTGCGTCGCATGCTGCTCAACATCAAGTCGACCAACGAGGCGCTGCGTGCGCTGGGTGTGTGGGTCGGCCTGCATCATGACCTCGCGCACAACCACACCGACGAGACGGTGCGCCAGCAGTCGAGCGACCTGGTCGCGCTGATGACGCCGATCATGAAGAGCTACGGCTCCGAGCGCGGCTTCGAGAATATCTCGGAGGCGATGCAGGTCTGTGGTGGCTCGGGCTACACCGCCGACTGGGACATCGAGCAGTACATGCGCGATGAGCGCATCGCGATGATCTACGAGGGCACCAACCACATCCAGGCGCTCGACCTCGTCGGTCGCAAGCTTGCCAAGGGCAAGGGTCGCTTACTGATGACCTTCCAGCAGCGGGTCCAGCAGGCCATGGAAGAGGCCGGCGAGTATGAAGAGGTCGCCGCGCTGTTGCCGCCGTTCCAGAAGGCCGTCGGCCGCGTCATGGAGGCCACGCAGAAGCTGGCCAGCGAAGGGGCCAAGGACCAGGAGATGGCTGCGGCCGTCGCCTCGAACTACCTCAACCTGTTCGCGTTGACCGCGCTGGGCTTCATGTGGCTCAAGATGACCACCTACGCGGTGGCCAACGACCACCCGAACGCCGAGACCAAGCTCAAGACGGCGCGCTACTTCATGGAGATGGTGCTGCCCGAGACGGGTCTGTACGCCAAGCTCATCAAGGCGGGTAAGGACCCGATGATGGCGTTTAGCGAAGACGAGTTCTAAACGACTCGGGTCGTCGAGACCAAAAAAGGCCCGCCGGCGCTGCGCCGGCGGGCCTTTTTGCGTGTGAGCGTTCGAGTCGGTGGTCTAGCGGTTCGAGCGGGTCTGCTGGCCGCCGCTGGGCTTGGAGATCTGCTGGACGACCTTGCCGGTCTCACGCTGTGGCTCGTTGCGCGCCAGGTCGGCCTGGGCGAGCACTCCCACGACGTTGTTGTTGTCGTCGACGACGATAAGCCGGCGGATCTGGTGTTGGCCCATCAGCTGTTCGGCCTCGTTGTCGTCGGCGTCCTGGTTGATGCAAATGGGGTTGCCGCTCATGACGTCCGAGGCGTTCAGGTCCAGCGGGTTTTTGCCCTGCGAGACCGCACGGATGGTGATGTCACGATCGGTGACCGTGCCCAGCACGTTCGATTTTCCGTTTTGCTCGACGATGGGGATCATTCCGCAGTCGCAGTCGTCCATCATCTTGGCGATGTCCTGCAGCGACGTGTTCTTCGACGCGCACTGCGGCTTGCTTGTCATCAGGTCTTTAATGCTCATGGCGTTCCTCCACGGGTGCGAAGGGATTGGTGCGATGGTTTCGTGCGGACGCAAGCGTCCGTTCTGTTCGTCCTACGAACCTAGACACACACGCAAAGCTGATGACCCCTGGGGGCGGGCCGGGGGCTAGTCGGCGGTGGGGAGTTCGACGATGGCGACGGTGCCGCCGTCGTCGGGCCCTTCAAAGTGGATGGAGCCGTCGTGGCGGTCGATGATGGTCTTGGCGATGGCTAGCCCCAGGCCCACGCCGCCGTAGTCACGGGTGTCGGGGCCGTCGGCTTGGGAAAAGCGCTCGAAGATGCGGGCACGAAAGCCGTCGTCGATGCCGGGGCCGTGGTCGCGGATGCTCAGCCGCGCCACTTCGACGGTGCGGCTGATCTCGATCTCGATGACGCTGTCGGCCGGCGAGAACTTCTCGGCGTTGGCCAACAGCTTGGCGACCGCGGCGCACAAACGCTCGCGGTCGGCGGTGATCACCACAGGTTCGTCGGGGGCGTGTACCGACAGGGCGTGCGTCTCGTGCAGGTCGCTGCGTTGGTCGAGGGCGTCGACGAGGACGTCGTACAACTCGACCTCCTCGAAGGTAAACGTGTCGGAGACTTCTCCGGTGAGCGCGCGGACCTCCAAGAAGGCGTCGACGACCTCGACGAGCCGGTCGGCGTTCTTTCGAGCCATGTTGATCATGTGGGTGAGCCGAGGACTCTCGAGGACTTCCTCGTCGTGGCTCAGCAGCGAGATCAGGCCTACCAGCGGGGTCAGCGGGGTGCGCAACTCGTGGCTGACCAGGGCGATGAGTTTGTCTTTGAGTTGCTCGACTTCGTGGCGGGCGGTGACGTCTTGGACGGTGCCGCGAAGGTAGATGAGTTCCTCGCCGTCGTAGACTGGCTCACCGTAGGCACGAACGATGATTCGGGTGCCGTCCGGTCGAGTGATCGGATGCTCGAGGGTGTACGGCAGCCCTTTGTCGAGCGTGCGTTCGACGGCACGCCGGATCATCTCGGCGGTCTTTGGGTCGAGCAGCTTCTGATAGGTCTCGAAGTCGAACCCGGCCGCCTGTGGCTCGAGGCCGAAGATGCGAAAGCATTGGTCCGACCAGGTGATCGTATCCCGGTGGATATCCCACTCCCAATCGCCCAACTTGGCGACTTGTTGGGCGTAGGCCAGTCGCTCTCGGCTGCGCTCGAGCGCCTCTTGGGCGAGGTGTTTGTTGGTGATGTCAGTCAGGATGCACCGAAACCGAACGGGCTGGCCATCTTCGCGCACCACGGTGGTGGCGTCACGAAACCATCGCCACTCGCCGTCGGCGGTGCGCATCCGATACTCGAAGTCGTAGCGGTCGGCGCGGTCGTGCAGTCTGTTGCACGTGGCGATGACGGCGTCGAGGTCGTCGGGATGGACGATCTCTTTCCACAGATTTGGTTCGTCGTTGGCGTGATCGAGCGAATACCCCAAGATCCGCTCGATCTGGGGGCTCACGTAAGTGGTGGTGAAGTCGCCCGCGTCGAATTCCCAGACGATGGCATCGATCGACTCGAGAATCTCCTGGCTATGCCGCGCTTCGAGCGTGTTGTATCCCCCGTCTGGCGTGTCCCTTCCCACGGTTGCCTCGTAACGCTAGTGCGCAAGAATGCATCGACCGACCGATGGCCGATCGATTAGTTCGAACATAGACGGAGCATTCGGGACTGCCAGTGCGATTTTAGCGCTCGAAGATGACTCGCTGGCGATACTCTCGGTACTCTTTGGTCTCGCGCAACTTGTCGAGGATGACCTCGTACTCGGCCTTGGTCAGTTTGTCCTTGAGGATATTCTTGACCTTGCCGCCTTCGATAGGACCGGCGTCGGAGAAGAAATTCGCCAAGATCTGGGCAGCCGCCTTCGGACCATGACCTTCGAGTTGCTCCAGGCAGGCCTTGGCGACGTCGGCCACCGAGCCGTCGACCTCGGGCACCTCGATCGGTTCCGGCTCCGGTTCCGGCTCGTCCTGGGGCTCGGCTTCCGGCTCCGTCTCTGGCTCGGCTGCCGGCTCGGGCTGCGGCTCGGTGTCTTGTTGCGGTTCCGGCTCGGAGTCTTGCTTCGGCTCCGGCTCGTCGGTCTGTTCGGGAGCCTCGCTCGGCTCGTCGGCCGGCTGCGACTCGGCGGGCGCGGCCTTGCCGCCGCCCTCGAGGCCACGCTGCAGCAACTCGAGCGCCATCTCCGAGTAGGTCTTGTCCTGCTCGTCGGCCAACGCTTTGACCTTGTCGATGATGTCAGTGCCATGCGGGTCGCGGGAACGGACAACCAACTGCGCATTATAACCCATACTTCACTCCCAACTGCCCAACGTCTGAAATCGCGGCAACGTCATTTAGATTAACATGGAAACGATAGGTCGCTGATCAACCTGAGGCCAAAACCTGCAGATCAACTCGGCCAGATGGCCCTAGGCTGACTCAGGATGGACGTGACCGCAAGTTATTTACCGGGAAGGTGCATTCGGACGACGAAATTGTCCTCGACGACGACGACGTCGAGTCTCCCCCCATGGGCCCGCACGACCTCGTCAGCGTAGCGTACGTCCATGTGCAGCGAGTCGTAGTTGGCCGTCTCCTCGCGGGTCGTGCTCGGTGAGGGCACCGCCTCTTCGAAGACAATTTCGATGGTGGCGCTGTCGTCTGTCGCTTTGAATCTCACGGCCGGCACATCGTTTGCCGGCTCCGAACGCGCCGCGAGATGTGCGATGGCGGCGACCAGGCGCTGGCGATCCCAACGACCGCTCTTTCGCTCGGCTCCCTCCTCGACGGCGACTCGACTCACCACGCGGCTCTCGGCTTCGAGAACGCCCTGGACTGCATCGCTCAGCTCTTCGAGGCGAATTGGCTGCAGGTCGAGCGTGGCGCTGCCCGCTTCGAGTTCGGCCATGTCGAGCGCGCGCTCGAGAATTTGGCTCATCGTCGCACTCGAGCGCGCCAACCTCTCGGCGAGGTTGGCCTCGGGGGCGTCGGCGTCGGCGTGGTGCTCGAGGATGGCGCTGCTAAATTCCACCGCGCTCAACGGGCTTCGCAGGTCGTGCACCAGTTGACGTATCAGGGGGAGCAATTCGGCGGGACGGGCTTCGTTGCCAGTCTCGTTGCGATCTGCGAGGGCGCTATCATGTCGCTCGACGGACTTCTGGATGGCCTCGGGGTCGTCCGCGAGAATCGCGGCGCGCAGCTGCTCCGGCGAGACGGGCTTGGCGAGGTGGGCGTCGAATCCAGCCTCCAGCGAGTCGGCGATGTCGCGGTCCTGCCCATACCCGGAGATAGCCACCATGCGGGTGTCGGCGTAGGCGGGGAGTTGTCGGAGTCGGCGCACGAGGTCGCGTCCGCTCATGTCGGGCAGGCCAATGTCGAGCAGCACCACGTCGAAGTCGTCATTCTTGGCTTTGTCGAACCCCTCGGCTCCGGTGGCCGCCAGCTCGACGGTGCTGCCGGCATCTTGCAACAACACTGCCATGAAGTAGGCCGCGTCGACGTTATCGTCGACCGCGAGCACTCGCAGCCCGTCGAGGCGCCCGGGCAGCGGGTGGGCCTCGAGCGCGTCCGTCGGGATATCTTGGGCGCGGGGAAGGGTGACGACGAACTCGCTTCCCTGGCCGGGCCCCTCGCTACGCACCTCGATAGTTCCCTCGTGGAGCTCGACGAGTTGCTTGGCCAGCGCCAAGCCGATGCCAAGGCCGCGACTGCGCTTGCCTTCCCCCTGTCGAAACGGCTCGAAGATGGCCTCGAGATCTTCGCGGCGAATGCCGCGGCCGGTGTCGCGCACGTGAATGGTGACGGTGTCGTCGTCGGGCTCGATCCACACTGAGATTCGGCCCTCGGGCGGAGTGTAGGAGACGGCGTTGTCGAGCAGGTTTGTCACGATTTGCTCGAGGCGGGTGGCGTCGGCGTCGACAGCCACGTCGGGCACCTCGGGGACCTCGACGGTATGGCCGAAATCGTCGGAGCGCGGGCGCACCGAGGCGACGGCCGAGGCGATGATCGGTGCCAGCGGTTGCACCCGGCGCTCGACGTTGAGTCGCCCACGCGTGATGCGAGTGACGTCGAGCAGGTCGTCGAGCAGCCGCGACATCTGAGTGACGTGGCGTTGGACCATCGGAAGCGCCTGACGCGCCGGCTCGCCGCCGCGATCGACCACGCGCACCCCGTTGGCGATGGCCGCCAGCGGATTGCGCAACTCGTGGCCGAGCATCGCCAAGAACTCGTCCTTACGTCGGTCTGCGTGGCGCAGCGTGATCTCGGCGCGCTTGGTCGCTTCGATGTCGGTGGCCGTTCCGTACCAGCGCACGACCTCGCCGTGCTCGTCATACGCGGGGACGCCGCGGCTCAGGTACCATCGATAGGTTCCGTCCTTCACCTTGATCCGGTGCTCGATCTCGTACAACTCACCGGTTCGCACCGAGTACTCCCAGGCATCGATGGTCGCCGCGCGGTCGTCGGGGTGAACCACCGGGCTCCAGCTCCACCCGCCCTCGGTGCCGTACGCGATGCCCTCGAACTCCTCTCGCCGTTGATTGTAGTAGTCGACCGTCCCGTCAGCTCGTGCCGTCCAGACGAGCTGGGGCATGGCGTCGGCGAGTTCCTCGAACCTCTCCTCGCTCTGGCGGCGGGCGGCCTCAGCGGCATGCTGCTTGGTCAGATCTCGCGCAAACAGCACCGCTCCCACCTGCTCGCCGCTCTCGTCGCGCAGGCCGCGGTAGGTCAACTCGTAGATACGTCGGTGGCGCTGTGGGTCGCCAAAGGTCGAGGTCATCGTGAACTCTTCGCCGGCCAGGGCGCGCTTCCACAAGTCGAGGCCGCGTTCTTGATCATTGGGCAGGTGCGCCAATGCCTCGGCGAGACTGGTGCCCACTTCGACCTCCACGCCGTAGGCGGCGTGAAATTCGTCGCGAAATTCGTCGTTGAACGCGATGAACGTGAAATCCTGCGAGATGACGCACACCGGTGCCGAAGCTGCTGCCAAGATCCCCTGGAGCAGCAGTCGAATTTCGGAATCTCGAAAGGGCATAGAGGCTCGGTTGGAGAGTGTTGAAGACCGCGAGGATACTTGAAATAAAAACGTAGCATACACCCAGGGCGCATGCAGCCGCTTCCGGCCTCGCAGATGCTACGCTGAGCTGACTCCTCTCTCAAAGATGGGAACCATCGGCCGGCTGTGAACTCGAAGGCTCGGTCTTGTCGGCCAGCCTTCTTGTCAGCTTAGCTGTGGGAGGGCATGCTTGGCGCGAACCGCAATGAGACGCTGTGGGCGCTGCAGACGCCCACGCGCGTCATGTCGCGATACCGACTGTCGCTATACCGAGCGTAATCGATGAGACTCTCCCTACGACAAGTCACCGCCGTGTGGGCCGGCGCTTTGCTGCTGGTATGCCTGACGGCACTGACGGCGTCCTACGCGCAGCAGCTTCCGCTGCAGGAGCAAGAGGCTGACAGGCAGCAGGAAGCTGACAAGAAGCCGGAGGTCGACGCCAAAGACGCTCCGGTCGATCCCCGCGCTCAAGACGACGCCATCCGCGACCGGTTGAGTACGATCTTCGGCACCGTCGAGGAGCTCTCCGGGGTCGACGCGACGGTCCAATCAGGCGTGGTGCGCCTGAGCGGCGAGGTGCCCGGGCCGGAGTCCTCCCGGCGCGCCGAGGAACTGGCCGCCGGCCTCGAGGGCGTGGTCTATGTCGACAACGACATCACCGAGGCGCGCGAGTTCTCCCGGCGCATCGAGCCCGCCGTCGACAAGCTCGGCGAGCTGGTCGGTGCGGCGGTGGTCTACTTGCCCTTATTCGTCGTCGGGCTGGTCATTCTGGGGTTGTTCTGGATGCTGGCGAGCGGCGTCGCCCGCATCGACTTTTTGTTCCGAAGGCTCTCCGACCGGCCGCTCGTCCAGAATATCGTGCGCCAGGTGGTCAGCACGCTGGTGTTCTTGTCGGGCGTCATTCTGGTGTTGGAGGTCTTCGACATCACAGCGCTGGTCGGCGCGGTGCTGGGCACCGCCGGGGTGGCCGGCGTGGCGCTGGGCTTTGCGTTTCGCGACATCGGCGAGAACTACCTCGCTAGCATCTTCTTGAGCCTGCGCCGCCCCTTCAACCATAACGACCACGTGCGCATCGAGGACTTCGAGGGCAAGGTCGTGCGTCTGACCACCCGCGATACGGTGCTCATGACCCTCGATGGGAACCACGTGCGCGTGCCCAATTCGCTGGTCTTCAAGAGCGTCATCCACAACTTCACGCGCAACCCGCGCCGGCGTCTGGACGTCACCGTCGGGGTGGGCGTCAACGAAGACCTGGTCGAAGCGCGGCGCACCGGCCTCGACGCCCTCGATGCGATGGAGGGCGTGCTCGCCGAGCCGCCGCCGTTCGCTCGGGTGACCCGCCTGGGCGACTCGAACGTCGAGGTGACCTGGTACGCTTGGGTCGACCAGAACGAATACGACTTCCTCAACGTGCAGAGCGAGGCCAGATATATCGTCAAGGCCGCGCTCGACGCCGCCGGCTTCGACCTGCCCGAGCCGATCTACCGGGTCAATCTTATTGACCCGAGCAAAGAGCCGGCCGAAAAGCTCGCCCCTAAAAAGCCCGCCCAGCCGGCGCCGACCTCGATCGTCAATCTCGAGGCCGAAGCCGAGATCGACGACCAGATCAGCGAAGACCGCCAGCACTCCGACGAGCCCGATTTGTTGGAAGGATAGATTCGGTGCGAGTGCTTCGAGTTCTCGCGAAAGAGGGACGCGATGCCCCCGCACCGAACAGCTCAATCGCTCATCTGGCTGAGCGTCTCGAAGTCCTCGTCGCTCAAGTCGATGTCGCGCGCGGCGGTATTCTCCTCGAGGTGCTCGATGGAGGAGGTGCCCGGAATCGGCAGCATCACCGGCGAGCGCTTCAACAGCCAGGCCAGCGCGATCTGGCTGGGCTTGGCGTCGTAGTTTTTGGCGATGTCTTCGAGGCGCTCGTCCTCGGCGAGTTCGCCGGTGTTGAGCGGGTACCAGGGGATGAACCCGATGTCGTGCTCGGTGCAGTAGTCGACGACCGGGTCGTGCTCGCGGTCGCCCAGATTGTAACGGTTTTGCACCGTGACCACCTCGACCATCTCGCGGGCCTGTTCGATCTGGTCGACCGAGAAGTTCGACACACCGATGTGGCGGATCTTGCCGGCCTCCTGCGCCTCTTTGAGCGCGCCCAACGAGTCCTCGAGGGGCACGTCCGGGTCGGGGGCGTGTAGCTGGTACAGGTCGATTTGGTCGACCTCGAGGCGCCGAAGCGAGTTGTTGATGGCGCGCTCGAGATGCTCGGGGCGCCCGTCACGCGGCCACTCGCGCGGCCCGAGGCGAGTCAGCCCGCCCTTGGTGGCGATGTGGACGTTCTCGTAAGGCTTGAGCGCCTCGCACAACAGATATTCGCTGACCTCGGGGCCGTAGGAATCGGCCGTGTCGATAAAGTCGATGCCCAGCTCGACGACGCGCTCGAGCAACTTCTTGGCCTGCTCGCGGTCGTCGGGCCAGCCCCAGATGCCCTCGCCGGTGATACGCATGGCTCCGAAGCCGAGCCGATGCACCGTCATGTCGCCGCCGATATCGAATGTATCGTTTGCCATTTTCATCTCCACGTTATGTTTGTGTCACTAAAACATGCGACGAGAGATTAAGAGCGAAACGGACTCAGACAAGGAGATGCTGATGAGCGAGGGTCAACGGAACGAGGGCAAGGTATGTGCGGTGGTCGGCGTGGGGCCGGGAAACGGTGAGTCGT
It encodes:
- a CDS encoding acyl-CoA dehydrogenase, whose amino-acid sequence is MQRYSPPLKEMRFLLEAFGFEEKLGDIEAFEMYDLATTMAVLETVGNISVDKLLPINRKGDEEGLKFDPDEATVTLPEGFRDAYQTLVENGLVGLAGDPEYGGGGAPEAMGILASEIISACNKSFSMAPGLTNGLISALQAHGSDEQKEKYLSKLIPGEWSGTMCLTEPQCGTDLGLITTKADPQDDGTYKLTGTKIWITFGEHNLTDNIIHFVLARLPDAPEGIRGISAFIVPKILDDGTRNPVYCTGLEEKMGIHASPTCVMALEEAEGYLVGEPHKGMRSMFTMMNMARLHVGMEGYALGEIAYQTALAFAKERRQGRSLDESKRETDEPADTIMVHPDVRRMLLNIKSTNEALRALGVWVGLHHDLAHNHTDETVRQQSSDLVALMTPIMKSYGSERGFENISEAMQVCGGSGYTADWDIEQYMRDERIAMIYEGTNHIQALDLVGRKLAKGKGRLLMTFQQRVQQAMEEAGEYEEVAALLPPFQKAVGRVMEATQKLASEGAKDQEMAAAVASNYLNLFALTALGFMWLKMTTYAVANDHPNAETKLKTARYFMEMVLPETGLYAKLIKAGKDPMMAFSEDEF
- a CDS encoding CBS domain-containing protein; the encoded protein is MSIKDLMTSKPQCASKNTSLQDIAKMMDDCDCGMIPIVEQNGKSNVLGTVTDRDITIRAVSQGKNPLDLNASDVMSGNPICINQDADDNEAEQLMGQHQIRRLIVVDDNNNVVGVLAQADLARNEPQRETGKVVQQISKPSGGQQTRSNR
- a CDS encoding sensor histidine kinase; protein product: MGRDTPDGGYNTLEARHSQEILESIDAIVWEFDAGDFTTTYVSPQIERILGYSLDHANDEPNLWKEIVHPDDLDAVIATCNRLHDRADRYDFEYRMRTADGEWRWFRDATTVVREDGQPVRFRCILTDITNKHLAQEALERSRERLAYAQQVAKLGDWEWDIHRDTITWSDQCFRIFGLEPQAAGFDFETYQKLLDPKTAEMIRRAVERTLDKGLPYTLEHPITRPDGTRIIVRAYGEPVYDGEELIYLRGTVQDVTARHEVEQLKDKLIALVSHELRTPLTPLVGLISLLSHDEEVLESPRLTHMINMARKNADRLVEVVDAFLEVRALTGEVSDTFTFEEVELYDVLVDALDQRSDLHETHALSVHAPDEPVVITADRERLCAAVAKLLANAEKFSPADSVIEIEISRTVEVARLSIRDHGPGIDDGFRARIFERFSQADGPDTRDYGGVGLGLAIAKTIIDRHDGSIHFEGPDDGGTVAIVELPTAD
- a CDS encoding ATP-binding protein; translation: MPFRDSEIRLLLQGILAAASAPVCVISQDFTFIAFNDEFRDEFHAAYGVEVEVGTSLAEALAHLPNDQERGLDLWKRALAGEEFTMTSTFGDPQRHRRIYELTYRGLRDESGEQVGAVLFARDLTKQHAAEAARRQSEERFEELADAMPQLVWTARADGTVDYYNQRREEFEGIAYGTEGGWSWSPVVHPDDRAATIDAWEYSVRTGELYEIEHRIKVKDGTYRWYLSRGVPAYDEHGEVVRWYGTATDIEATKRAEITLRHADRRKDEFLAMLGHELRNPLAAIANGVRVVDRGGEPARQALPMVQRHVTQMSRLLDDLLDVTRITRGRLNVERRVQPLAPIIASAVASVRPRSDDFGHTVEVPEVPDVAVDADATRLEQIVTNLLDNAVSYTPPEGRISVWIEPDDDTVTIHVRDTGRGIRREDLEAIFEPFRQGEGKRSRGLGIGLALAKQLVELHEGTIEVRSEGPGQGSEFVVTLPRAQDIPTDALEAHPLPGRLDGLRVLAVDDNVDAAYFMAVLLQDAGSTVELAATGAEGFDKAKNDDFDVVLLDIGLPDMSGRDLVRRLRQLPAYADTRMVAISGYGQDRDIADSLEAGFDAHLAKPVSPEQLRAAILADDPEAIQKSVERHDSALADRNETGNEARPAELLPLIRQLVHDLRSPLSAVEFSSAILEHHADADAPEANLAERLARSSATMSQILERALDMAELEAGSATLDLQPIRLEELSDAVQGVLEAESRVVSRVAVEEGAERKSGRWDRQRLVAAIAHLAARSEPANDVPAVRFKATDDSATIEIVFEEAVPSPSTTREETANYDSLHMDVRYADEVVRAHGGRLDVVVVEDNFVVRMHLPGK
- a CDS encoding mechanosensitive ion channel domain-containing protein — encoded protein: MRLSLRQVTAVWAGALLLVCLTALTASYAQQLPLQEQEADRQQEADKKPEVDAKDAPVDPRAQDDAIRDRLSTIFGTVEELSGVDATVQSGVVRLSGEVPGPESSRRAEELAAGLEGVVYVDNDITEAREFSRRIEPAVDKLGELVGAAVVYLPLFVVGLVILGLFWMLASGVARIDFLFRRLSDRPLVQNIVRQVVSTLVFLSGVILVLEVFDITALVGAVLGTAGVAGVALGFAFRDIGENYLASIFLSLRRPFNHNDHVRIEDFEGKVVRLTTRDTVLMTLDGNHVRVPNSLVFKSVIHNFTRNPRRRLDVTVGVGVNEDLVEARRTGLDALDAMEGVLAEPPPFARVTRLGDSNVEVTWYAWVDQNEYDFLNVQSEARYIVKAALDAAGFDLPEPIYRVNLIDPSKEPAEKLAPKKPAQPAPTSIVNLEAEAEIDDQISEDRQHSDEPDLLEG
- a CDS encoding aldo/keto reductase, coding for MKMANDTFDIGGDMTVHRLGFGAMRITGEGIWGWPDDREQAKKLLERVVELGIDFIDTADSYGPEVSEYLLCEALKPYENVHIATKGGLTRLGPREWPRDGRPEHLERAINNSLRRLEVDQIDLYQLHAPDPDVPLEDSLGALKEAQEAGKIRHIGVSNFSVDQIEQAREMVEVVTVQNRYNLGDREHDPVVDYCTEHDIGFIPWYPLNTGELAEDERLEDIAKNYDAKPSQIALAWLLKRSPVMLPIPGTSSIEHLEENTAARDIDLSDEDFETLSQMSD